Sequence from the Hemibagrus wyckioides isolate EC202008001 linkage group LG28, SWU_Hwy_1.0, whole genome shotgun sequence genome:
GCactgatataaacctgtgatttgccttgcacCTGTAACTAATGCATGAGGAGTAGTGATCAAAACATCTGCATCTGATTTGATTTCAGTCCAGCAAGTGATGCTGTCACTAACCCTGATCTCGATACTCCATATCACAGCAGAGCAGTAGtgcagaatgaaataaaaaagaaataacgTAGCCTGTTTATTGAAGATGGTATCTGATCTCAGGCAGCACGTGCCGCCCGCATTCCTGTCGATTTCACGGACAATTTACATTTTAGGTCCAAAGCCTCCATAAAACCCCGTGTCCAGCAGATGGTAACCTTTTTAAGGCTTACACTCTCAACCTGGGAAAGTGCATGAATCACTAAGCTtctaacacacgcacacctggACACAACTGGGCACCGAGCGCGTAAGTAACGCGCAGACAGGTATGGACCACGTGGTTACTTAGCAACAAGGGGAAAAGTCTGGGTTGCTAAGAAACAGCCGCCTTACTACAGCACGTCGAGAGACGCAGAATGCGCACATGTTCAGTAGTAAAgcaaagaggggggaaaaaatacatcCTGGGAGAAATCCCTGTACAACTGCGACAAATCAGAAATGAGATCAGAAATACGCACGAGagtagttttctttttttagtagAGATATATAGGATGTTctgtttaaagagagagagagaataaaaacgCAACTTGTGTCAAATTAGTGCAAAAGCATACATATTATCCAGTCAATGCAATATTTCAACAGAGCTCGAAGCGCGCAAATGCACACGTGCACATTTATTCTCCTCGTGCCTGGGTCTGAGACAGCTCTCACGCGCTTAACAACTGCAATATATCTTATTATTTCGGGCCCGTGTCATATCGGAGGCGGAGAGCATCTACACGAGGAGGGGGGGAGACACGGAGAGCGCCTGCTGACTGACCAacatgaatcttttttttttttgcaaatcagTCTGCGTATAAGAGAGCGCGAGCACCGGGTCTCTGTGTGAGCGACAAGGTTACGATCGCGTGCGCACTTTTGGGTTTTTCATTGGTGCGCGAGCATCAGGACCtgttgttttgatttatttatttgtttattttgtatggGGGGGTTGCACCAGCAGAAACAGGAGGATGTCCCTTCCGGAGCGTTACTGCTGCTGTTGGAGGCACCTGGAATGCCTACGCATTGGACGAGTCGCGAGCCAAAAGTCGTGAAAAGTCGGCTGGTCGGTTTGTTCCTCGTGGCGCAGAATCGAGCTTCCTACCTGCCGTCGAGGGAAAGTATCACGAGGTATgcatgaaaatgtttttgacTTTAGGATAGGCAAATCTTCACCTTACATAGCAACACAATAAGCAGCCACAATAGCGCGCGCGATTCAAGTAAGGGTGGGGCATctaaaattaaaatcacatttaCTATTTGTGTCTGAATAACTTGCGGTAATATTCTGTATCTGTGCACGAGCATGCAGTTGTACGTATGCTAATATTCGGCAGTATGGCATTTTCTATACACATTTCCATATAAACAAAGTGTTTAGGATTggaagttataataataataactacagTGCTGCGTGTACCATTTTACAGCCCAGGTTTTATACTGTGTTCGTACATATGGAAGCCCATAACTTAGTCCATGGGGAATGCTTTATGCAGCATTCCTATGGATATGGAGGTGTTAGGATAAAACTGAGCAGTTCAGGTTCAGGAGTAAGCTGCTGAGGATTTAAACTCATAACCATCAGATCATCAGGCCAAAGCTTTAACCAGTGAGTCATATCTGAAGCAGGGTTCCAGATGCAGTTTTTCCATGCTCTTGTCAGCTCATGCGTCATCACATTTTTTTGAAATCTGTTAACAATCTGTGAATACAAAAGTTGCTTGGTTAGCTATGTGTTTTATTAGGGGGTTTAATTCTTAAAGGCAAGGGAGACCTAAGAGACAACCTTTGTACAAGGAAACAGAATACATCAACCTGTGCATTGGTTCCTTCTGACATTCCTGGTTTTATAAACCATAATCAGATCTGTCACCACCAGTATATATCATTTCAGCCATTGTTTTCTTACTTTGAATAAAATTCCATTATATTTGATGTATCTGTTTCTGATAAGCTTACTTTCTGTACTGTACCTTGACAAGATGTACAGCTTGCTAATTTCACCCCATTCCCCTTTATCTCTAGGGTCCCAGGTTTAGTCATCCTATGAATGGGGCTGTGCTGTGCCCAGCTCAGCTCCTCGTGCCCTGGTCAGGACTATGCAGGGCCCTGGTACCCTCCTGAATGCATTGGCCAGCGGTTTGCGAGAGCAGGGAGGGCGGTGGGGCCCACCGAGGCCGAGGTGGACGTGGTGCTATGCCCCCTCCATTCCGGATAGCGGTGCTGGGTGCGCAGGGGGTGGGCAAGACAGCCATTGTGCAGCGATTCCTCCACGATGACTACAGTGACGTGGCCTCGTCAAGCCGCACACGCCGGGTACATCTGTCCGCCGCTGTGCTCAATGGCCATGTGCACGACCTGCAGATCACCGACTACCCCGCCATCAGCAGCTTCCCCGGCAGCTCCCTCCAGGTATGGGCATTGCTGTGTGGGGCTTTGAGTGTGGCGAGTATTATTTCTAATAGAATATGCCAACTTAACCCTTATCTACCTGACTGTTTACCTGAAcggagaaaagaaaagcagttTCATCTATAAATTTTTAACTATATAAAGCAAATTCAATACTACAACCATTTTAAATGGTTCACATTGTGTTTACGTTGAGCTACAGTGACTGCATTATCTATGAAAGTAGAAAAATATGTTTCacatatttcatttgtttattgaCTGCCCCAAAAATTGccctatatttatacatacagagaaatatgtttaaatgaTCACCTCTACATAAAGTATACAACAAGTACTGTATATAAAGGTTAAGCTGAAAAATTCTGAAGTATTCCTTTAAAAAATATCTGTATTTTTATAGGGCAATGTCATAAACGTTCCTCTCATTATCATTGGGGTCAGTAGTGGCTTTGCAGATCAGGATTATACTCCAGGAAATGGTAGAATCTGAGAAAAACATTGCTGTGAGACCGTAGAAAGCCAGAGGTCGTGTCATCTGCACACATCTGTGCCTTGAGATTATCATGATTCCGTTTTATAACTGCAGCCCAATGGCATCATTTTTTAACAAGCAAAGCAGGTTATGATAAGATATGTTAATCCTGCTTCAGAGGAACATCAGCTTAACTAGGGTTATTTCAGTCCTCACTTCAGTCTGCCGTTTCGGAGGAGACAGTTTCAAATGTATGAACTGAGTTCATTACAATCATTTAGAAGAATCTTGCCTCTGGACTCATGAATAAACTCGAACAAGGCTtcgatgcaaaaaaaaaaaaaaaaaaaaaacttcacaaaATTAATTTCAGAGTCAAAGAGTCCGGAAATTCATCCTGAAACATGCTGTAAGCCTTTTAGAGCTATCATAGTGCCCTCTGCGTTTCTTTGTAATGCGGAGAGCAAACCCTTACAGACAGTACCCTCAGGGATTGCAGTAAAAACCCCTATATTACATGAGCAGTAATTTTGAGGTAACTTCTgaggtaaagaaaaaaatcacccCTCCCCCGTGCTATAGCCTTGCTATATAATAACCTGCATTTGTTTTGACTGACTCATGCTACTAAACAATACAATTCTCCTGACTCCAAAGCCCAAATTATATTCTTACTCAAGCAGTGCATTGATTAATACGTTGTTCCTCAGGTTTAATGAGAGTGTACTTTTCTCCATGATGCTAATGAGTTCATCAGTTCACAAACCTGGTCTCTAAAcaagtttaaaatgttttgttaaGATACAGTAAGCAAAATGTTAATATTACTGTTAAAGAAGGGAACCAAACCAATGGTAGACTATAATGAGCGATTCGTTCTCAGCCCAGCTTGATAGGAGCGATGTGGCTCAGCTAGTCTTGGCACGTCCGTCTCCTGTTACCGCCCTCGCTCGCTTTCCTCAATGAATATTAGCTGAATATGTAGAAcggaagggaaggaaagagtGTGAAATGTGAATATTAATGGTAGTGCATGAGTATGTTTGCACATCTTTCTGACACTTTTATATATAGACCAAGAATtaccacagacaaacacaaatacatgcagatttctttttttgagagagaaaaattaattttactaatttaataaataaaatttaaaaaggtGAATTGAAGTTTTGGACATTTTCCCAAATGAAGGTGTCACAGCTAAACAATAGAATATATCTAATTGTGAACAGTGAAATGCTCTACATCATTAAATAAGGCAAAATCACATCACATAACTATACTATAACAAATGGTAACAGGAAAATACTTGTATCCgtggacattccacaacatttacaattttattttactataaatGGATGACAAGAAACCTGCtctttgtagaaaaaaaaaatcaatagaaGCATAGCACTCGTTTTTGACATGTCCACATGTCCTTTTATCACTCAGGAGTGGTCAGACGTTTGCTGTCGAGGTATTCGCAGTGCCCATGTCTACATTCTGGTTTACGACATCTGCTGCTTCGACAGCTTTGAGTACGTCAAGACTATGCGCCAGCAGATCCTGGAGACCCGGTACGTATTATTATACTGCATGCTACATTTATACTGTTTTGATTGGATATCACAGCTAACGTCTCAGCAAATTTCACGACAAATTACTACAACTGTGAAAGCTTTATATAACAATAGTAATAGGTTATAGTTTTGTATTCTCCAAATGTCCTGAATTCATCGATGGTatgttattttacttttaagCATGGTAGTATGAAATAGATAGATGATGTAGATAACCTCCTACACTAAAAACCCTTTCTCTTCCACATACCCTTTCTCGATTCACACTCTAAAGATCTCGCTTTTTCCGTCTTTTTCTCCCTTTATCTTGTGTGAGTCCTCTGATGAATGGCAGTCCAGATGTAATCACACAATGGTCAGTTCATGTCCCTTCGTCATTCTCAACTGCACCTCTGTCACATCCACAACCACCTTAAGCGCACTTACTAGCCGCCTGGAACAGTGCACTTCACTGACAAAGATTAGTTAAAGCTGACTGTTTTTGGAGACTTCAAATAATAGATAAGCTACAGCCACGTATTTTGTGTTCGCCTGGGTGCTAAGATGGGGACCTTTAGAAATTAACATATTACCATATTATActaattaacaaattaattaacAGCCTAAGAGTATAAACCTGCAGGTATTGTTTAGATGGTTGGTGATCCAAACCAGAATTGTTCCTCTGAGCAAATATTATACTCACAGCTGCCAAAATGTGaagaacaatttaaaaaaataatacagattGCACCTTCAAAGCAAGGGATTTATGGAAACTGAATAGGGATTTTCAGGCAACGCAGTTTAACGCAACCTTGATTTAACATTCCAGCACATTTCCATCTGCTAGTGCTAATTGCTAAGAGCCAAAGACTTCCAAGACAACAAGGCTTGTTAGCTTTGATCAGTAAATCACAGGGAAAGAGCGGCAGCTGCAAAGACCGCTTAAAATTAAGGAAGAGCAAACGAGGTTAGCAGCAGGGAAGCCTAATAAGTCATGGTGACTTAATTCTGAATGTGAATACAGGAATAGGGAATTTtaggaatagggaatagggaatagtgCTTTTCGGGGGGGTGTTGGTTTAAGGCATACTCACAAATATCAAACAAAAGAGTCACCATTATCAAACTGACAAAATTCCTAAAATATAGTGTAGTTTTTTATCTCTTATTTAGCTATAACACTAACGCTATAAACATATGCATTTATTAATTCAAAAATATGACACATTCCAGGCAACAATGTgatttttatgttatttatgcTGAGATTTTGCTCTTAAATTAGTGAGTTTTGAGcctaaaagacaaaaaataaatgtggtTAACTATCAGGACATGCACTGTTTCAAGATTTTTCACAGTacttatacatacatatacagtgaagcacggtggtggtagcatcatgtttaGAGTTACCCTTGACCTGTAGGTTGATTgcttctctttatttttcctaCCACCCCCGTTCCCCATATTATACACTTCATTGCCAAAAGTCTTGGGACACCCattcaaatcattaaattcaggtgttgtttttcaggggtcgggcttttccagtaaaaggaactgttaatgcttcagcataccaagacattttggacaatttcatgctcccaattttgtgggaacagtttggggatgaccccttcctgttccaagaAGCAAATCAAAGGTcaataaagcaaggtccataaagacatggatgagcgagtcctgacctcaacccgatagatcacctttgggatgaattagagtggaaactgcgagccaggccaaaactgggacatctgcctttacatgaacatgaatgtaatatggagttgtcccgccctttgcagctataacagctacaactcttctgggaaggcttttcacaaggtttaggattgtgtttatggaaatttttgaccattcctctagaaccACATTTGTGAGGCATttgtggaccttgctttgtgcactggtgtgcagtcataaagtcacaaagttgggagcatgaaattgtccaaaatttcttgatatgctgaagcattaagagttcctttcactggaagtaaggggccgagcccaacccctgaaaaacaacatctggattcaatgattttgtagggtgtcccaaaacttttggcagtatagtgtataatcCCATTTATGACCATTTAACTTCCAGGTTGTACCACTACCTAATACAGAAAGGGGGGTTAATACTAATGCACGGCACTGTGTTTACACCTACTCTCTGACAGACAGTTTGTCTTCTACCTTTATGTACATACCTATCAGTGGGACACAAACAGCACCCCAGTTGTGGAATCACCCATCTGAAGTGtgcgactgtgtgtgtgggtgtttttatGAATGTACCGACAAGTGTTTAACATTTAGTCTAGATAGTCGCGTGCATCTGTCTTCGTTGTGTTGATTGATCGGGAGCAGTGGCGTCAGCTGTCACGTCTCGATTGCGTCAAAAGGCGAGACGGCAGCTCCGCTGGtgacaaaaatgttttattgatcGCGCCACAATTAGGTCTCATCCAGTCTGTCAAGCCAACTGCTTACtcttttcactcacacacacacacacacacactcgtctgttCCAGAGCGATGTGATTATTGATGTAGGAACTTGCAAAGGCAGCCAACAGCTGGCTGCCTGATAGGGGCACCTGATAGA
This genomic interval carries:
- the LOC131348060 gene encoding ras-like protein family member 10B, producing the protein MHWPAVCESREGGGAHRGRGGRGAMPPPFRIAVLGAQGVGKTAIVQRFLHDDYSDVASSSRTRRVHLSAAVLNGHVHDLQITDYPAISSFPGSSLQEWSDVCCRGIRSAHVYILVYDICCFDSFEYVKTMRQQILETRVMGATETPILIVGNKRDLQRGRVIPRHNVSDLVRKSWKCGYVECSAKFNWHVLLLFGEALRSVGCARCKHVHATVRFQRALRRERCALM